A single region of the Bacillota bacterium genome encodes:
- the hpt gene encoding hypoxanthine phosphoribosyltransferase: MLEKDIEKILVSENEIKEIAISLGERITKDYQGKKPIIIGLLKGCMPFMAELIKHIDLYCEIELMGVQSYHGGIKSSGDIKITKDLDVPVVNRDVIIAEDIVDTAKTIELIRKLLLHRGATSVEVVTLLDKPSGRVVPFTPKYIGVTIPKEFVVGFGLDYDECYRNLPYVGILKQSVYKK; encoded by the coding sequence ATGTTAGAAAAAGACATAGAAAAAATTTTGGTTTCAGAAAATGAAATTAAAGAAATTGCTATTTCATTAGGAGAACGCATTACCAAAGATTATCAAGGAAAAAAACCAATCATTATCGGATTATTAAAAGGCTGTATGCCTTTTATGGCCGAATTGATAAAACACATTGATTTATATTGTGAAATAGAACTTATGGGTGTTCAAAGTTATCACGGTGGCATTAAATCTTCCGGAGATATCAAAATCACTAAAGATTTAGATGTTCCCGTTGTGAACCGCGATGTCATTATTGCTGAAGATATTGTTGACACCGCAAAAACAATTGAACTCATTAGAAAATTACTTTTACATAGGGGCGCTACTTCTGTTGAAGTGGTTACTCTATTAGACAAACCTAGCGGACGAGTTGTTCCATTTACTCCAAAATACATTGGCGTTACCATTCCAAAAGAATTTGTGGTTGGTTTTGGTTTAGATTACGATGAATGTTATCGAAATCTACCCTATGTAGGTATATTGAAGCAAAGCGTTTATAAGAAATGA